Within Triticum dicoccoides isolate Atlit2015 ecotype Zavitan chromosome 1B, WEW_v2.0, whole genome shotgun sequence, the genomic segment GGTGCCCTACGACTTCCTCATCTCGCTCATGAAGGACCTGGGCAGGGACTGGGACATCGACTACGAGCTCCTCGTCAAGCTCACCATCGACCTCCCCATCATCGGCAACTTCACCATCCCGCTCCAGACCGCCGGCGAGTTCAAGCTGCCCACCCTCAGCGACTTCTTCGGCGGCTCCGCCAAGACAGAGGAGGCCACCGCCTAGACATCAGAAGCTCCATCTAGTAGCTTGCAGCTTGCTCTGCATCCGCATGCCTGTACTCTGTCTACGGTCGCCGCAATAATGAGAGCAAATATTTTCGGATTTCTTTCCGCTTCGTCTCGATAAATTTCGTCAAAATTATTAAGATGCGCCGGAATCTCGGTGATCAGCAAAGATCTGCTTGTTGCCATCAGACTCGCGTTCGGCAGTAAATTAACGCAGACTCCTTCAATTGGAGAGAACGAGTCCCGAAAATATCTTTTAGATCACGTATCGTTGATGCAGGCAAAACAGAGCATCTATAGTGGCGTACGCGAttgctaagagcatcttcaacggtATATCTCCTCGGTTATTTTCAACGGCTGTCGCATCATACTTTTTCCGAGGGAGAAGCAGAGGACGAGAGAGACAGAGAACAGAGATGTCATTCCGAAGAAAATAGAGACGCGGGGCTTCTTTCTCAGAAATCCTATTCCTACGTGCAACGTTTACAAGTGTGTGTTCTCTGAAGCCGGACTGCAACATCACAAGGGCATCGAGGACCCATTCCTGAGCGGACTATTGGCATGTTGACGGTGTACATGTCGCGATTAGAAGAGGAGATCAATATGTCATGGCCCAGATGGATTGCTCTACACTTGCTGATATGTGGCCGGATACGAGGCCTAATCATATCAACGGCGCACAGATCATGATGGAAATTATATGGATGACGGAATCACTCCTGGGTTTCGGGCCTCTTTGGACTCCACACGAGGCAACCTGGGCGGCGCATCTTTGCGTAAAAGAAGCTCTTAACAATTTATCTTTTACTTGCTTCGATGTAATTCCTAGGTTCCTGAATAGAACTCTTCAGTCAGATTGTAATCTCATGTTAGTTCAATAAAGCGAAGGTTTACTGCAAAAAGGAGAAGAAACAAACATTGGACGAGCAGCGAAAATAGTCCGACCGAATAATGAAGTGCACCGATTGGGCCGGGCCATTAGTAATGCAGTGAAGCAAGTGGGAGAAACAATCACCGTTGCTCTGGACAGAGTCACTGTAGCATACTAAATCACATCAACCTGTCACTATAccgatattttttttcaaaaaatgagacCATTTTTTGGTAAAGTAACCAAGTtttaaaattccaattttttttggaaAAGTGAACACttttgaaatatgcaaaaaaaattgtAGAAATTGTGAACAATGTTTGAGCCTTTTTTGAAAAACTGAATTTTAAAAAATCCAAAAGAATTAAATTttgaaagaagaaaataaaaacaaaaaacagaaacgaaaaaacacaaaaAAGACGGCCCTGGTACATTGAAGATCTCCAAAACCGGAACAAGAACCCTCTTTGTAGAGCTAATGGTCTGGCCAACTTACTTGCTGGGTCTTCATCCATCTCCGAAACAAACGACAGTCTATCACCATGTGCGACACATAGGATTTCTGACAGCGACGGTCGCGTTGCCTCAAGGGAGACTCTAGTAGGCCGACCCAATAAGAATTCTTCTCTTGTTGGCTCGTTATGCAGGTAAGTTTCGTTCTTTTGTccttttttttacttttatttagGTTTTCAAAAAAATTTAAATATATATTTTGTAAAAAAGTTATTTAATCAATTATTTACATGTTAATCACCATTAAAAATATTTAGTACACATAAATATTTTGTGTAGTTTTAGAAAAAAAATCTTTAGAGCATTCCAAAAATGTCTGTAATATTTAACAAAATGCAAAAAGGACTGTATTGATTATCTCCCAATTTGTTGGAATATAGGGGCAATGCTTTACTTCCCGTGCATTTTGCCGTCTTATTCAGAATAAATATGCTTttgtaccctttttcttgaaaatgTAAACTTGGCATTCTGGCACGAATCTCCAAAATTACTTCATGTTTATATAAGTTTTTAATATACTTCCATGTTAGGATTGGTTACAAGGTCTAATTGATACAATTTTTTGGGAACTCGCGGCAATTATTAGGGGCATGCTCTACGAATGAGCTTATAGCTCATCGTGCGGGCCTCCCAAAGTGAGGCCTAGTACGCCAAACGCGAGAACCTCCCACATTTGAATTGCTTTCTTAATGGTTGATCAAGCTTGATGGGCCCCCGCCCCCACCTCTAAAACAAGATATTATGGTCCGAGATGTATAATATCAATCACTTGCTATCCATCTGGGAGCATCCCTTGTCCCAAAGTTATGGGGCTATTttgtcaagttccttagagagagtTTTCTCATTCCCTTATATTCTCTACCTACACACCTATGTCGGGATTGGGTATAGGTACCCTTTGCTGAAGGTCCTTCGAGCTCCTCTAAATCACAATTATAACTATTGAAATTATGGGCACTAGTATGTATGTTTTAGATCCAACGGGTAGATTAAAGGTCCTTAGCTGTCGTTCTTGCAAAATGGCCAGGCCTGCCCCATTCCTCAAAAATGTTTTTACAAGATCCCCCACATGTTTAAAATATGTTAATCacattttccaaaaaatgttcatgaaatcaaCTAAATTGTTTTCCATAACATTAAGACATGTCTGTATCATTCAGGAACATGATcatgacatttaaaaaatgttcacattaaAAACTGTGTTCATGACGTATACGAAAGAATTTCAATTGTATGTAAAAATTGTTCatcgtgtatttaaaaaatgttcaatgtgcatTAGATGAATGTTCAAAATGTATTCAAAAAATGCTCAACATGTATCAACAATTTTTTATATGTATTCAGAAACATACATTTTAAAACAAAAAATAAGAATAAAGAAACAAGGAAAacataaaaaaggaaaaataaaacaaaagaataaaataaaaataataaaccagtagaaacaacacaggaaaaacaaaagaaaaaaaaacagacgaGACCTTCATAAAACCTAGCAAAAGGTTTCCAAAACCAACCCTTGTTACCTGTTCTTAGAACCTTTCCAAAATTAATTGTTCATATGGCTAGTATATAGCTCATATGGGCAGGCCCACTCAAACGATAGCTGAATGTCAGAGGAAAATATGTCATGCAGTAAGCAAGACATACCTCTCACTATAAGAATGTCACTTATTGTTTGCCTTTTCTACTAGGTCATGTATTTGCTTGACCCAAGGAGAGGATTTTTTTGTATGGCCCAACTGTGAGTTATCCATGTGTACTTCCTCCATGTATCGGAAATCCAATTCGGCTTTTGGGAGCATCTCCTTAGCGCCAAatacatttttttgaaaaacaaaAGTAGATGTGTTCATTGTGACATGCAAATGCTGTCTGCAAATTTTTAGGAGGAAAGCTTAAGCATTTTGAACTGTGGAAGAAAAAAGCAAGTAGAACGTCAAATGCTACCTTCAAATGTTACACTTAATTCTGTTTTTTCACTGGCGAAACACTACTATCCTGTGTCGCATGAAATTTTTTAAGCACGCTTGTTACACTAACATGAACATCTATAAAAATcagaattttaaaatttatttACTCCGTTCGATAATATAAGATGCTATTACAACCAATATATTAGTACATTCATTGTAAATGAGTATTTATTTGTCCATCCAGGAGCATATGCTCTGCAGAGCCAAAACTGCCATCCTTCCATGTACTATTATGTTCCCCTCAAAAAGAAAATGTATGCGTTATGTATTATATCATTTCTGACCCTCCCCCGATTATGCCATAGCATCTTCAGGCAGTTATCATCGGTATAACGGCTTCTCCGGCACCCAAGAGCCAAAAATGGCCGTCCCGGACACAAACTCCACACTAGTTGACTCCTGATAAACGAATGTACGGGccgtacatgcatgcatgcatcgacgtgTACGCACGTGCATGCGCCTGAGTAGTGCAAAAGAGAAGTATTATAAAGATACTTGATCACGAAGACACGAACTGATCGAGCTGATAAAAAATAGAGCTCACGTACATCGATCAACGTCACCTGGTCGCGTGAGTAAAATACTTCGCGGTCATCTACTAAGAAGATCCTCGATGGTACTAGACGCGCTACATGTGTACCGCATCCCCATGATCTTCACATGTATCTCCATGTCGACATGAGTCACTATACGTGATAGGTAGGGGCATGACGCGGTAAAGCATAGTTCTACGGGAAAAGAACAGCGGTAAAACATTTACTCCTATTATACATGGATGATCTTTCTCCAAGCTCTCGATCATTATGTCTCTTCATCATTTGTCCTCTACTTTTACTTTTCAATTTTTTAACTTTTGTGCTGACCTGCCCGCTCATGTCACGTGGCTGAACTCGTCGCCAAGTTATCATCAAAACCTGTCTATTTCAATAATAGATAAACGATCAAATCTAAAGACTTTTGGCCCATCGCAAGTCAAGTGTTGTCCGTATCGAGACAGTAGTTGAGTGAGAGTAAACGTACTACTCCACCTACTtttctttggtcaagcgatcactcAAAGCTGGCTCCACGTATGCACGAAAGGGCGCCCTTTGCATGCATGTCATGTAGTGGTCGGGGCACAAATGCACCAGGCCTTTGTCAACACGGGAACCAAGAGCAAGTCGGCCTTTGCTTGCATGCATGCACGGCATGTGGCGCGACTAATGACGGAATACACGAGCTACCTGGCTCGCTAGGTCAACTGGTCAAGCCTCACGACAACAAAGGCAGGCTTAACCTTTTGACTTCATGCACTGCAGCATGTTGTCGCATCTTCGGCATATAATCGAATATAGTGAGCTGAGTGTAGTTAGATGGTTAGGTTCCCCGTGGTTGAGCCAGTTCATCAGGGTTTAAGTCTTAGACTTGACATCCATGATTATATTTTCATGGATTTATTTCAGACATTTCGGTGAtaagcgttcagtgggaggagacgtttccgtcgactatAAATGCGTctgtggtgacttcgtcaatcttaaGATGTTGTTAACTCAGTCTCTCAGAAGTGCTTATAGGGATAAAGACGCGCGTTCATACGGGTGAGCATCAGCGAATGCAGGAATACTTTTCTTATGTGTCGGAGCTTATGAAGGGGGAAAGCATGTATAATGCAGCTGGCCAAAATTCACTAAAATAATAGACATATATTCTTTGCGTTGTGCAAGACTATTAAAATCCAAAATTTAAGTACTAGATCTTTTTATGCTGCATGTGCTCGTGTTTTTGTTCCACGTAGGTGTACTAGTGTATTTGCTTCAAATTTTAGATCCGTCACTAAGGATGAGTGTATGTGCATATATATATGAATGTATTTTCTTTTAGAACGAGGGCTCAAGAAGaacccgactttgaattaacaaagccatcaaccggtcaGGGATTACACAAGGCCACCAATACAACCAactgaaaacagaaaagaaaataaactgcaGGTACACGGTGATGCCGAAGCAGCTTACAAGCACCAAAGACTACACGCCCTATAAAAGTAAACAGAATAAGCACTAGCATGTACTCAACGGAGTCCCCCAAGTGAACTTTAGTCAATAGGACAAACAGAGGGGAACTTTGGGCGGAGCCATTGCCCAACATCGATGGACCGAGCCCTCATCTACCCTGGAAGGTGCACATCGAAACCATGCCGCTCCTCTCCAAATCCGGAGGGGACCCCTGCCCCTCGCCTTGGCTCGAAAGGCGCCGAACCGCCGGAAGATGGAATTGCCCTCCCTAGAGCAAGGAAAGGGCATGATTCTGGGCACCAAGGGAGATACTCAGCTCGACACGCCGCTGCACGAAGGGTACCAGAAGAGTCCACACCGCAGCCCACTGATACAAGCACGAAGAGGAAAAACTGCACAAGGGAGTTGTCACTGAACAAACAAACAGCAAGGAGAAAATGGAGCATCCATAACTGGAATCAGATCAACTCGCAGAATCAGCTCCGTGACCTTGCAACCGCATCTGGTTGCTGCCAATACAAAGGAGAGGATCCCTATCCCCTCCCTGCCCAAGGCAGAGACGTTGAGCAAGCAAGCACAGATCGGCCAACGGCCACGAGAGGACAACGGACCGACACTAATTCAGAGACAAAGCATCATGCTCCAAATCCCTCGCCGAAGACGCAGCCACCCAGCCACCACCGCCCAGCACCACAGCACACTCCCACCTTGCCCAAGCCGGCACCTTCAAGAAGGAGGCGGCGCACGCTGCACCGTTGTCGACCTGTCTCGGCAAGACATGGGATTTCTCCCGGGCATGGAGCGGGAGGGAGAGGGCACGAACCTCGacggcgcctccaaggaggggaacggcACCGGCCGGTGTCGCTGCCGTCGTGGCTAGAGCACCCCAACCAAGGATTTCTCCCGATTCAGTCCGCATCTCCGGGCAGCCCAACGCCGGATCCAGCGGCCAGAGGCCACCGACGACCAGATCCGGCGGGGCAAAGTGCTGCGTGGGGGAGGGAGGCCGCCTTCAGATCCAGCCGCGGACGAGGAGGGCGCAGCACCCGCTGCGACCGGCGACAGCTCCCGCCGTCCCTCGCCACCCTCGCGGCCAAGGAAACGGAGGGCCACCACTTGCGACGCCGCTTGCAGGGAGACAGCGCCACCTCGCCacccgaggccgccgcctcggcgTCCGGAGCCCTCCGGTCGGGAGCAGCAAATCCTCGCCGCCACCGTCCTTGACGACCCCGCGGGCGGCGCCGGAGGTCtcctcgggcggcggcgaggggggagggggaggcgggaGGGGAGGTTCGGCGGCTAGGGTTCGTCGCCACCCGAGTCGCCCCAAGCGGAGCGACGCGGGggccgggggaggggggggggcaaagTCCCAATGGGTGTTTTCTATATATGAATGTATGCATCTGTATTGtgtttgaagaagaaaacaatataGCTACCTTTTGGGTACCTGCAACGTGCAGTGATGCGTGGAACCTTCGTACGTACGTGTTCCCGTCCATGTGATTGCCGGCGTGCCACTTGCACCGATCGATTTGCAGATCCTCTGTCTGTCCTACCCGCCATGTGTATATATACGGCAGCCACAACGGGATACACATACATCCACGACGAGCCACGCCCTGCTGCCAGCGTTGTGTTTAGCTCTTGAGAGCTTGAGTTGCTTCCATGGCGTCCAGAGAGACCAGCATCCAGATGGCAGGGGTACTGGACGGCGAGGCGGGGTGTGGTCTGTCCACGGAGCCGCGTCCCGTTCGTGTCCCTTCGCAGGCCACCGGCGCTAGTGAGCAAGCTCATGCCGCTTCTGTGATGGAGGCCGCCGTTGTCGTCGGCGGCACCAGGACGCTGACCATCAAGGACGCGGCCGTGGCTGCTCAGGCTGAGAGGCCGTGCTTGCCAGGCCCTCCGTCGGGGCTCTCCGTCTCACAGGCGCAGCCTGGCATGCCGCCGTCCATTCGCTCGTGCAACCCCGAAATGGGCGAGGCTCGGGTGCTGCCCAGCGATTCAAAGCTCGAAGGTCACATCCCCGCCGAGCCGCAGCTGATGAAGCAGACCCACCAGCATCACTCGTGGCGATCCCTGGTAGGCGGCGGCGAGGCACCAGCGCTGTTGCAGAGCGACATCACGCGGGAGCTGGACCGCCGGTTTGACAACTTCAAGACCTTCTCGGGCCGCCTCGAGCGGCAGCTCTCCAGCCTCCGAGGTCTCCAGCATGGCCTGCCGCCAGTTGACATCGAGCATGGAGCCGCGCCCAATATCTCCATCGAGGACACCGACGAGGAAAACATAGTCCCCTCAGCCGATCGCTACTTCGCCGCCCTCGAAGGCCCCGAGCTCGAGACCCTTCGGGTAGGTATTCCACATTCCGACCAAAACTTTCACCTTCTTATAACAAGCATCATCGCCGCGAGTCTCTAACAACATTGTGGACATGCAGTCGACGGAGGTGGCAGTGCTGCCTGAGGATGAGCAATGGCCGTTCCTTCTCCGGTTCCCGATTAGCGCGTTCGGGATGTGCCTTGGCATGAGCACCCAAGCGATGCTGTGGAAGACGCTCGAGTCGGAGCCCTCAACGGCATTCCTCCACGTGCACCCCGCCGTCAACCACGTCCTCTGGTGGGCCTCCGTCGCCCTCACCGCCATCGTCTCCATCACCTACCTCCTCAAGGTTATCTTCTACTTTGAGGCCGTTCGCCGGGAGTTCCACCACCCAGTGCGCGTCAACTTCTTCTTTGCGCCTTGGATCGCTTGCCTCTTTCTCGTCAAGGGCGTGCCGCATCCGGTGTGGGAGATCCACCACTTCGTGTGGTACCTCCTCATGGCTCCCATCCTCTGCCTCGACATTAAGATCTACGGCCAGTGGATGTCCAGCGGCGAGCGCCGACTCTCCAAGGTGGCTAACCCGTCCAACCACCTCGCTATTGTCGGCAACTTTGTCGGCGCGCTTCTCGGCTCCAGGATGGGCCTCCGAGAGCTGCCCATTTTCTTCTTCGCCATCGGGCTAGCGCACTATATTGTACTCTTCGTCACCCTCTACCAAAGGCTCCCCACCAACGTGCAACTACCCAAAGAGCTCCACCCGGTATTTTTCTTCTTCATCGCCGCACCTGGCGTCGCCTCGATGGCCTGGGCAAGCATCTCCGGTGAGTTCAACAATGGCGCCAAGCTCCTTTATTTCATCTCGCTCTTCCTCTACATGTCGTTGGTGGTGCGTGTCAACCTCTTTCGGGGGTTCAGGTTCTCATTGTCGTGGTGGGCCTACACATTCCCCATCACAAGTGTGGCCGTGGCAACAGTGTTGTATGCGTCGAAGGTGGACAATGTGCTAATGCGGGCACTAGCGGTTGGGCTGTCAGGGATTGCCTCTGTCACGATCACCGGTGTGTTGGTCACTACCGTGTACCATGCCTTCGTGCGCAAAGACCTCTTCCCTAACGATGTGTCCATTGCCATCACGCGACGCAGGCCCAAATTTAGCAAGATCCTCGCGCATCTCCGCTCTTCTAGCTTGGACATCAAGGAGATCGACCTCTCCATCCCCGGTTCAAATTCCATTTCCAAGAACGACACCTACTCCAGTGACTTGTGTTCCAACTCCAGGACAAGCAGCAACACCAATGAGTCTCCGGTGTCACACGGGCATGCAAGAGCAGAGTGTTAGATGTCTGGTGTAGAACAGGTTGCACAAATGCATGTCTACCACATAGATatttcctctcttttttcttcgttctttttcaTCTTTATGTATTTGCTGCACATAGTGGTGGATTAGCAGCAATATCCTTGAGTAATTTTCATTGCCATGATGGTGACATTATTGGGGATTTGGAGATAAATCTCATTTAATTTTATAAGTACGTCCATTCATCGGAGGTGCATATCTCTATATCATCAATGTGCAATGTATGGCTGAGTGTGTAAGATGCAAGAATGCATAGGTACTACAAAAAAAAAACAGACGAGTATACTTGTAGTCTTATTAGTCATGTAGACAaacaaataaattaaataaaatttTAAATAAATAAAGTTTCATTAATATGAACTACCGACATAAAACTCAAAATATTAAGTTTCGCTGTGTAACTTAAGACTACTCTTTTTAGATAGATAACCATATATATGCCTAGCAGTCCTATTCCCGTTTTAAGATTCAAGATCGTAATATTTCATAGCACAACGaattaatatttcaaacaaatagGTATTACAAACAAATGAAGCAAGTAGAATAATACATACCAAAAACAAAAACAACAACGATGAAATTCAATTAACATTACTGATTTTTAGGAGCTCTACAAGAACAAATAGCTATGGACAGGAAATATACAAGAACAACAAACTCTACAAGAACAAATAGCTATGGACATGAAATATATAAGAACAACAAACCTTACCAAAATATTCGGATTTAACTCTAGTACTTGTTGATATCCTTGATGTACTTCAGTTGATGCGGAAAACAACAAAATCTTGCTCCAGGGTGATTGTTCTTGTAGGATGAGAGTAGACTTGAAGAATAGAGAGCAAGCAATAGGAAGGCCGGGGTAAAGGAGTCTGAATGAATCGTTTTGCTTATCCCTGCTACTTGTCTATGTTAGATTCAGTAATCGTGTGTTAGGCTACCCCAAAAGAACAATTACGCTACCCCACAAGGATAGGTATAGTGCTTCAATTTAGAATTGCATCACACAGATATACCAACTCTTATACACAAATAACTTTCCGAATCTTGGTGCAGATCGATGACCCATAATTTGCGTGCCCCGCCCCTATGTGCTAAATCCACTTCCCATGTTGATGCCTAGctttatatatgcatgcatgcaaggcTTTCGTATGAGAAAGAACATGCATTCAAGGGGAAATACCCTTTGGTTCCTGGGTCTACATACACCTCATTTGggaaaaataatttttaaaaagtCAAAATAGTTTGGAAGTTTTTTTTACAATGAACTTGaatttcttttgcaccggtataTAAATTTTCACGAATAGAAAAACATCATTGACTTCAGGGCAAAAAAAAATTATTTGCTATGACtggtcactattcacactattttgaCTGAATTTTTTTGTCTTTTTAAAAGAAATTAATGAGATTTTTTTGTTTCGTGGAACTTTTTTAACCATGCAATGGAAGGTCAACTTTATATTTTCAGAAATTTGTTAACTTTTTATTTAATTACTAAATTGTTTTTCCATATAGGCTGTATATACGCCCATAGACCAAAAGTTCCCCTCCTGCATTTAAGCCCTTAGTATATTTGTGCATGCATGGCGTCCATAATGGCCTCGATGGAGTTCATCGGATTCTTCTCCTTGTTGATGTTGAGAGCTCAAGGATCTCACCCACCGGTGTGAAGGGGAATGCAAATGACAAGTAGGCGCTTAAGGTTTGGACCCGAGGAGGTGCTACCAGGTAACAATCCAAAAAAAGATCTTCTCTTTTTTGTGAAAAAGAGTAGCGCATCAAAGACCTTTCAGCGTGTTTGGCAATTTTAGTTATAGAGAATGGGAATTTAGAGGAGGGAATTTGATAAGGGATTTGGTTGTGGATGTTGATTATTAATCCCAATCCATTGTTTGGTGTGTCGTGGGAATTACTAGTGGGAGTTTGACAGGAAGGCATCTTCTCAAGTTCAGTTCATGGGTTTTGTCATGGGAATAAAACACATAACTACTCTATCACAAGACTTGGGCAAGTAATTCCCTTTCCTCACGTAAATTACTTGGGGTCCCCCTGGGAACAAAACCGTGGGAATTTGGCATGCCAACTCCCTTCCCCGTTCCCATCTAAAATCCCATGCCCAACAACAATTCAACCGGTGTTTTTTTTTATCTCGGCAAAAAATTTGCAATTGTC encodes:
- the LOC119312974 gene encoding S-type anion channel SLAH2-like isoform X1, giving the protein MASRETSIQMAGVLDGEAGCGLSTEPRPVRVPSQATGASEQAHAASVMEAAVVVGGTRTLTIKDAAVAAQAERPCLPGPPSGLSVSQAQPGMPPSIRSCNPEMGEARVLPSDSKLEGHIPAEPQLMKQTHQHHSWRSLVGGGEAPALLQSDITRELDRRFDNFKTFSGRLERQLSSLRGLQHGLPPVDIEHGAAPNISIEDTDEENIVPSADRYFAALEGPELETLRSTEVAVLPEDEQWPFLLRFPISAFGMCLGMSTQAMLWKTLESEPSTAFLHVHPAVNHVLWWASVALTAIVSITYLLKVIFYFEAVRREFHHPVRVNFFFAPWIACLFLVKGVPHPVWEIHHFVWYLLMAPILCLDIKIYGQWMSSGERRLSKVANPSNHLAIVGNFVGALLGSRMGLRELPIFFFAIGLAHYIVLFVTLYQRLPTNVQLPKELHPVFFFFIAAPGVASMAWASISGEFNNGAKLLYFISLFLYMSLVVRVNLFRGFRFSLSWWAYTFPITSVAVATVLYASKVDNVLMRALAVGLSGIASVTITGVLVTTVYHAFVRKDLFPNDVSIAITRRRPKFSKILAHLRSSSLDIKEIDLSIPGSNSISKNDTYSSDLCSNSRTSSNTNESPVSHGHARAEC
- the LOC119312974 gene encoding S-type anion channel SLAH2-like isoform X2; this encodes MPPSIRSCNPEMGEARVLPSDSKLEALLQSDITRELDRRFDNFKTFSGRLERQLSSLRGLQHGLPPVDIEHGAAPNISIEDTDEENIVPSADRYFAALEGPELETLRSTEVAVLPEDEQWPFLLRFPISAFGMCLGMSTQAMLWKTLESEPSTAFLHVHPAVNHVLWWASVALTAIVSITYLLKVIFYFEAVRREFHHPVRVNFFFAPWIACLFLVKGVPHPVWEIHHFVWYLLMAPILCLDIKIYGQWMSSGERRLSKVANPSNHLAIVGNFVGALLGSRMGLRELPIFFFAIGLAHYIVLFVTLYQRLPTNVQLPKELHPVFFFFIAAPGVASMAWASISGEFNNGAKLLYFISLFLYMSLVVRVNLFRGFRFSLSWWAYTFPITSVAVATVLYASKVDNVLMRALAVGLSGIASVTITGVLVTTVYHAFVRKDLFPNDVSIAITRRRPKFSKILAHLRSSSLDIKEIDLSIPGSNSISKNDTYSSDLCSNSRTSSNTNESPVSHGHARAEC